TGTGCCTCCACCGGCTTTCACAGCCAGAGACTCAAAATGGGTAGCCATTTTCGGGACCCTGTCTTTCTCTACATCGACTGCTCGCTCATCCGTAACAGTTTCCCTTCTCATTTGCTCTGACGACATTGTCAATTCTTGATCAAAAGATGATAGATATCTTtggaaatttcttttggaacacAAATGGATTTTATGTAGTAAAAAAATGCAGTACTAGGATGTATCCTATGCAATGTGACTCTGTGTGAGAATTCGAGACATCAGGAAGTTTGGAAAATGGTTATAAAAACTGAGGCCCAGAGGTGATGGCGGTTTCCAAGGAGATCGATGTAAGAAGAGGAAATGACAGGTGGGCAAAGCTCATGCAATGTAGTGGTGTTGTGGGGTGGTGGCCTGTGTGAGTCAGCAATCGAGTCAAGCAAAGATGTACACGTGTTTTTTTTCAGCAGGAATGATACAACGAACTGGCAATGCTTTTAAAAAAATGTGTGGATAATTGGAATTTAGAAAAAAGAAGATATATATGTAAAAATTTTCTAAGTTCAAACTTATGTAAGGGGCAAATATGAAAATGGGTCAACATGTACACCAAAACGGACCGAGAAATCGTTAGTGTTGTTTTGTTTAATATCACAAAGGAAAGCCCAAGTGCCAGCATTCAGCAGGAACATACTATTGATGATTTCCTACAATTTTTTGGTACAAAAACGTTTGGGATGAATTATTTCGAGTCATCATCATGAGTCACGGCGTACCCCTGTAATCATACTTCGTTTTACAGAAATTCTTAcgaattatttattaatacaATTCTTACATCAATAACGGGATCCAAATACACGACCTTTCCTATACGGCAGGCAGGCAGCAGATAAGGTGATTACAGAATTTAGTAAATGTAACTATAAATATTAGAACCATTTCCAAGTCAAAATCTGGTTTCCACTCACTGACCTGGATCCAACCAGACATGGACGGTGTTTCAATTGTGGTTTAATCAAATCCACTTTGATCCTCCTAGATGCCATGAGGCCTGTTGTCCGCTTGTTTCATTGAGCAAGCCCAAAGGGCTAATGCGTTTATAATTCAAGTTTCAAAACAATTGCCAATCAGCCCGTAGTCTAGTGCTGTAGACTAATGGAAGTCCCCAAAGAGAGACTGGTATTCTTTCAGTATGTTGAATTGATGAAATTTGGCAGTTTGAAAATATGCATTTCCAACTGAAGTGCCAAAAGAGCTTCAAATTTAAGGTTAACGTTCGAGTACTAAAGAATGACTTGTCAAAGCCCCTGTATTGCAAAACTTCCAGTTTAAAAGGCGATATCGATGAATGGTAGAATTTTAACCACATTAACAGAACAAAAAGATGAAGCAATTCTGACACAAGAGTATGCTATAGTTGCCTGAAATTGGCCTGAAAATAATCCAATAACATTAATAATTCTCAAAAAATGAGAACAACTTCTTAATCAGGCATCCTCTCATGCCAAAAGCCCCCTGTAGTCTCCACTTTACAATTGAAACAATCAAACAGTGATCAAATTATTCCCTTGCATTGCACGAGATAAATAGAATAGAGCCAATTTCTACCCTTAAACAATGAACATTTCTTTCTGTTGATGAACTAAGTATCAGTCAGAGTTCATTCCTGCTACCCCTTTTTTCTGTATCTTCCCCATCAACCAAAAAGAGCTGCATAAAGAAGTTCATTCCAAGTATCAGGCAATCCAGGCAGACACCAATGGCTGCAATCCAGGCCACTGTGCTCACTGTAGTATGTTGGATGTGCATCCTTGCGATATTGTGAAAGTGTTGTGATGTCCAATAAATAAACAGGATTCTTGATTCTGCTCAGAACTTTGTTCAGAACTATTGAAGCCAATGGTGTGCCTGCCGGATACCTTGCACCAAAGTATGGCTGTGTCTCGCCAGCACAGGATCTTGACGGTGCATTCCATTCCCTGCCCCTGAATTCAATTGCAAAGATGAACAACTGCTAAGATTCTGTAGACTAGTTCAAAGGCAAAGTTCTAAAGAGTTAATCTTATTTATGTATACTGACAATGTACATACACTATCACGGTAGTTAGATGCTtgataattatataaaatttaaatttagattAATTGTTAAGCATCTAACGGCGATATGACAgtgtatatacactatcacggttAGATGCTtgataattatataaaatttaaatttagattAATTGTTAAGTATCTAACGGCGATACTATATTTACTGTATCAGTGTGTataaaattaattcatttttaaaCATAACTTCAAAGGGTTAACTCTTGAAGAATAATGTTTCACGAAAAATAGATattgcaacttttttttttctaatttgttcaagaaaagaCTCTAAACTTTACAACGGGGAGGGAAAAAATAGGTATTGCTACTTGTTAGTAGTGATTTCGTAGTAGCATTTGGACTTGAAAAAAATGGAATGCTAAATTCTTGCCAAACTAAATATATTAGTTCTTCTACAAACAACCATAATGTTTATCTACGAGCCTTTTGGTTTTGATATATATGCATAATTTGCGTACTTGGATTTTACAATGAAATTGGAGGAAAATTGCAATAAACTAATCTCAAATTAGGTGAGGAATTGGGAACAGAGAAATTGCTTACAAGTAGTGAGTAGGGGAAATTCCTTGGAAGATGACTTTAGTTTTGGAAGGATCGACGTTCCGGTCGACCCATCTGGCCCATGTTGTCATTCCTATGTAGTAAGCAATCAGACGGTTCATATCTTTCTGAACTTTGACGCCATCTTGTATGTAATCCCATCTGCGTTAGATCATAGGGCACTGAAATCAATTAATACAGCCTAAAATATAAATTGACCATAAAAATTTCAATCATAAAAAATTTATGAAATTGGAGAATTTACGGCTGGGATCTTCCAGTATGGGTCCACCAATGCCAAGAGTTGAAAATTAGAAGGTCCATCCCTCTCCATGCATCTCCACCCCTAATGGAGTCCAGCTTTAGAACTACgccctctttttccttcaccATATCCACCAGGTATGGGGTGCGATATAGTAGTATCCTAACATTATAATCCTAATCAAACCAAAAACAAATCACAATTGTTACCACAAGgcctccatttttcttttttcttcttttttttttgctacaaAAGAATATACATGACAACGTCTAAGAGTAATAAAAAGAATCTCAGAATTATTAGTCGAGAAAGTGTAAGTGAAAAATTTCGAGTTCGATTCCTCCACACAGAATAAAATCTACTTGTATGGTTCTAGTAAGTCAACCATCTTTGTTACTTTATCTGAGAATTTTGATTGCTACATTTACCTTAAATTAGATCAACAAAATTGCATACAATAATTCTTTAACATTCCATTGATGTTTAACatattccttttttctttttttctttttttttttggttccttCTATCCAAGAGAGAACACAAACAGTAAAAAGGGAGAGTGTGCAAAAAGAAAGATTTGATAGTTGAATCAAATAGGTTAAGAATCACTTGACTAATGTTCTATATTGTTTGGAATGTGGTTTTCTTTAGAAAAAATTTTACGTTTTACGTGAACAttatttttcaatcttttgtttacgtcacatacatcaaatcctTACtgaatatttttctataaaaaaaaacttttaaaaatgacaatccaaatTAAAGTTAAATCTAAAACATCATATTAACGACTCAAAACGTTTAACTTTTCAAAAAAGAATTCGAAAAATATTTATCTTCCTAAAGATGACACTGCTCACACCCATTGCCATTCACGAGTTGTTGAAGATAGATTCACAATAGGCCAGATGGACACTTAGAAGAAATCAAATCGCAGACAGGATGGTCCATGGATTAGCTGTTTGGGACTTCTTTTTCCCGATTCCGTATTTCAGTTCGTTTCTACCAACATGCGTCCTTGTCCGGCTGTCCCGTCCCTACTTTCTGTTTTTGCCAACAAGGCAATCACGCCATCActttgaccaaaaatcactccTAAGTTCCACAAATAAGGGTAGGTGGTCCGATTTTCTCCATCAATACAACATAATTTCTCTTCCAATACTCCTCCTATACCCACTAACCCTTTACCACAATCTCCTTAGCCCACTCCTCCCCTAAATTAAGATAGAATAGGTTATATAAATGTATCGTTAttactaaatatatatatatactcctATACACGCCTTCATGGGCCGATGAATAAAGTCTACCAAGATTGGATAATTTTGTATTATACATTAAATTTTAACTTCTTCACAGATAACATTTATATACATTGTgagtgtaaaaaaaattttatgcaaGCAGATTTAAAACTTAacacaaattcaaatttgaaattcaaatcatgaatACATGACATATATCTAAAACTgttagtataaaaaaaaaatcattacacTATCAATATGTAAAAAGTCAACCCTTTCTTTATTAGCAAAATGCTTTATTGGCTTTTTTCAATTACTGTGCGCCCTTAGAGTACAATATAAGCACACCAAAAAGAAGGAAGGGGCCAAATATGAAATTATGACGTCATTCGACCCCACCCCTTTtgttttgtctagaaaatttaaatttttgcaGATAATATATAATATGAGTGGACCTTTGGTTGTATACGTGCCCTTAAGTTATAGAATAGAAAAACCATACATTATACTAACTTTCCAAAGTCAAAATTTCATGATAAACCAGATGGTGATgtcaaaatacaaaatttctcaaaattgaTAAGATAAAAACTTTGCAGAAAACCCAATGATCGATTTTCTATATTTTAGGATTTGAAACACGAAAAACTTTGGATGCGAAATTATAAAAAAGAGATGTTGTAGCATAAAACTGATTGGACTAGTTCAGAATTTATTAGGAAGCAAGCAAATAAGCCAGAATGCCTCTTTCACCGAATTTAATTCTACCAAAGAAGACAACAAAACCcgaattaattaattgattagTCATTTTCCAGCAGTCCTCCTCCCCTCTATAAAAAGACAAaatcattaattattttaaaaaataagccAAAAGTCCTTCTCTTTATGCATGGTTTCTTCCACAATCATAATGACACCCTCAAATTCTACCTGATTTTTCAATCATGCCTCCCTCAATTACTCCTGAAAGATGGTGCATATTACTACTAGTATTTTTTACCATCACCATTTTCAAAAAGATtcctgttctttttttttttttaagtcaaAACACTTACAAGACAAATTGGGACAAATTTACAACATGTAATCATTAGCAAGACTTTTAAATTCTTCTCATATCTGCAGTTTAAATTCTTTTCACAGAAGTCTCAAATGTTGCAGATGCGTTTCTTTGTCCTCTTCTTTACCATAGCTTTCTCCATGTGAAAGAAAAGGCTAAATGCGTTGAAAGTTTCATGGACATGGACCATCAACAACTTTGCAAAAATTGATTCTTTTCTTCCTCAAAACAACTGGCAATTCACCAAGCACGCCATCACTCCAAAAACTTTCTAACCAAACAAGTATGGAGAAAATGAGAAAGGTATAAACAACTGGCAATTCACCATCGGAATAAAGAAGTCCCAAAAAGTTTGTGTCCCAAAAATTAATGCCCTGATCTATCCAGTCTCAGGAGCATATGGGGTCCCAATATTTCCTTTACCAAACTCGAATTCCATCTTAAAGCGCCTTGACGGCAGTCACATTCGGAAACCAAACGTTATCAATTTAaggaagaaatcaagaaagtgaCAATAGCCACGAAGGCGGATGGCAATTGAATTCAAATCAAGTGTTGAAAAATTGCGATGTGAACTATAAAAATATTAGGTATAAAAATATTAGGTGCGACGTGACCATTATGTGGTAATATTACGTGATGCACTAgtattaataaaaattcataGCATTAACCTGTCTGAAAAACACTTACGGTTATTATTTGATGACCGATGATTAGTTTTAGTGCACCACACGTGAGCTAGCGAGTATGGTCTTAGTAATAGCCTCTCCGTCAATCATACTAGCTTAGCTGAGGACATGGTACAGTACGAGCAGAATGGAGAAGAAAATGGTTGTTTGACGGAGTGCAAGTGACAAAATTTGGGGCAGAAATAACAGAAGGGAAGTGTAGTCATGAACATCTATCACTTCACCTTCCAAAAAGCTAGGACACAGACAGGAGAGAGGTGATGCATGCACCAAATCAAGTCATCATTCAACCAATTCAACAGGAAAGGTTGCTCAAAATCTTGAAAACCTTAGGCGGTGAACCATCAAGAGACAAGACGCGTGAAGAAAGAAACATGGCTGGAGATTAGGACTAAAACTTACCAGAAATGCAATTTCAGAAAGCCCCTCTTTCCTTATCAGACTGTACCTAGCCTTCGGCACCCAAGAGTGAATCATGCAACCCAATGATGCCCACATGTTGAAACTCAATGAATCGCCAACAAACATGATGTTCTTCCCCCTCCATTTCTCCAAGAAATACAGCCCATTAaacctgcaaaaaaaaaagtagcagAGTTGGAACTCCAATCCCAGACCAGAAGAGAGAGATTGAAGAGTTCTGAGGAGCACTCATGGAGTTTGTACCTTGGGATGTTACATGAAAATGGCTGCCACCTGTATTTGAGGTACAACTTGTCAGGCCTCTTGTAGAGGAGACAGTTGAATTCTGTATCAATGAAGGGACATGATGCATAATCATAAAGGGGATATTGAGCATCATATACCCATTTGCCTCTGAAAATGTTGCAACCAGAAGCAAGCATTGTGGCTCCAATTGAACTAGTGGTACTAATATTGGCAGCATTCAAGAAATTCTCGATTTCATCATCAGCTTTTGCTGTTTGGCATGAACAAAGAAAGAGTAAAAGTACTGAAGGGATGAACAGAAATCTCATCTTGGATTTCTAGCCCAGCAGATTTGTCGGAGCTAAATAACGAGGTTTTGAGGTAAAGTTTGTCGTTAAGAAATGTGTTTCATATACTATATAGTGTACAACATTATATACTAATATTGTGTGAGACTTATGGACTCTGGttagaaagagagagagggagagagaatgATGAGAAAGTATTCCCAGTTGCACATGCCCTTGAAAATTAGATGAACCCCACCTCCCCCAGGCGCCAACAAACAAGTGTctcttttt
Above is a genomic segment from Coffea eugenioides isolate CCC68of chromosome 5, Ceug_1.0, whole genome shotgun sequence containing:
- the LOC113770116 gene encoding protein trichome birefringence-like 39; the protein is MRFLFIPSVLLLFLCSCQTAKADDEIENFLNAANISTTSSIGATMLASGCNIFRGKWVYDAQYPLYDYASCPFIDTEFNCLLYKRPDKLYLKYRWQPFSCNIPRFNGLYFLEKWRGKNIMFVGDSLSFNMWASLGCMIHSWVPKARYSLIRKEGLSEIAFLDYNVRILLYRTPYLVDMVKEKEGVVLKLDSIRGGDAWRGMDLLIFNSWHWWTHTGRSQPWDYIQDGVKVQKDMNRLIAYYIGMTTWARWVDRNVDPSKTKVIFQGISPTHYLGREWNAPSRSCAGETQPYFGARYPAGTPLASIVLNKVLSRIKNPVYLLDITTLSQYRKDAHPTYYSEHSGLDCSHWCLPGLPDTWNELLYAALFG